The sequence below is a genomic window from Sorangiineae bacterium MSr12523.
TCTTCATGGCCGCATTCGCGTGCGTGATGACCTTTCCGCTGCTGGCCAAAGACGGTTTGGGCTGGGGCGCCGACAAGGTGAGCTTCGTTCTGATTTGCGTAGGATTGGCCGATATCCTGGTGCAGGGGCTGCTGCTCGGGGTTCTCGATCGCTTGCTCGGCTCGACGCGGGTGCTCGCCCTTGGCATCGGGCTGACCATGTTGGGCTTCGTCGGTTTCGTCGCCGTCGCTCGGTTCGCGAGCCCATCGAGCCCATCGAGCTCCACCGGCGCCGTCTTCTTCGGCGCCATCGTGGCCCTTGCCTGCGGGGAGGGCCTCTTCACGGCCACGTTGACCGCGTTCTTGTCCCGCGTGGCCGGCGCCGAGGCGCAAGGCCAGATCCAAGGTGGCAGCCACGCCCTGCAAGAATTGACCGGCGTCGCCATGCCCTTGGTCGCCACCCAGCTTTACGCCCACTGCGGCCCGAGCGCGCCCTATCTTGCAGCACTGCTCCTCACCGGCTTATCGGCCCTGCTCGTGTTTCGTTGCGGCCCGCGCGCTCCCGAGGCATCGTCCAGCGATGCCGTCGGATAAGGCAGCCTACGCGAAAAAAAGCGGCGCGCCCGTTAGGGCGAGCGCGGTTTGCGCGGGGGAGGGGTCTCGTCGTCTTCGACCATGATGCGCAAACGATCGATCGCGCGATCCCAGGCGGCGGAGACGCTGTCGAGGAATAGGCGCGCTTCGTCGAGGCGGCGGGTTTCGATGAGGTAAAGGACCTCGCGGCCGCGTTTTTCGTGGGTGACCAGGCCTGCGCCTTCGAGCACCTGCAGGTGCTTCACGATGGCTTGGCGCGTGACCTTTTCGCCGGTGGATAGCGTGGTCGCGGACGACGCGCCATCGGCGCAGAGCTTGCGTACCAGCGAGATGCGGGTTTCGTCGCCGAGGGCGAAGAAGACGTCGGCGACGGCACCTTCACGTGCTCTCGACATATTTTTTGACGTTCTCCGCTTGGCCGGCCCAACCCCCTTCGTTCATTCGGAATGCGCGCTCGCGCCGGTGGGCGGGGACGCGATCGAAGCCCGATTCCACGATGGTGAGCGACGTGCCCTCGGCCACCTTTTCGAGGCGGAACTCGACCAATGTCGTGGGTTCGTTCTTCGGATCGGCCTCCGCGTCGATGCCGTAGGGGACCCAGCGAAAACTGAAATAGTGCTCCGGCTCGATGCGTTCCACGGTGCAGAAGACCATATCCTCGTCCGGCATTTTCACCTTCGATGGCGGCAGGCCGACCTTCTTTTGATACTCGAGAATGGCTTCTTCCTTGAGATTCGCATCGAACTTGCCGCGGAGGCTCTTGCCCACCGCAAATGCGCCGTCCAGCTCGATGCCGAACCAACGCCCAAATTCTTCGGCATTGGATATTGCTCGCCAAACCCGGGATAGCGGTGCGCGCAACGTGACTCGTTTCTCGATCTTGTCCAATGACGACATGTGCAACCTCCTGGTTGCAGTATGTAACCGCCGTCGGGCCGACGTGCAACCCTTTGTTTGCAGGTCAGGCCGCTCCCTCTCAAATGCCTGAGGCGGGAAGGCGCTTTTTGAGCCTTGCGGGACTGCGGGCAGGCGTGCGCGTTTCGCATTGCACGAGGCCTGCCGCAGGGTTCGGCGGTTCCGGGGTCGTGAGGTACACCACGACCACGATGGGCGCGGTTCGCGGCGGTTCTGTCGGGACTTGCGCGCACCCTCCTACTGCAAGGGCGCCGACAGCGAGCAACCAGGGGGACATACGCACATCCGGAACATCGGCCGCGTTCGACCAA
It includes:
- a CDS encoding metalloregulator ArsR/SmtB family transcription factor, whose product is MSRAREGAVADVFFALGDETRISLVRKLCADGASSATTLSTGEKVTRQAIVKHLQVLEGAGLVTHEKRGREVLYLIETRRLDEARLFLDSVSAAWDRAIDRLRIMVEDDETPPPRKPRSP
- a CDS encoding SRPBCC family protein, whose product is MSSLDKIEKRVTLRAPLSRVWRAISNAEEFGRWFGIELDGAFAVGKSLRGKFDANLKEEAILEYQKKVGLPPSKVKMPDEDMVFCTVERIEPEHYFSFRWVPYGIDAEADPKNEPTTLVEFRLEKVAEGTSLTIVESGFDRVPAHRRERAFRMNEGGWAGQAENVKKYVEST